From the Magnetococcales bacterium genome, the window GGAAAATCAAGCAGCTGCTGGATCGTTTATATCTGGACCGTTTCGGCACGATCCTTTTGGGTGGCGGTGGCATCCTGCACTCTGAAAATTCCATCTCCTGGAAGCTGAAAATCATCGACAGGCTGAAACGGCGCCACCCCACCCGACCCACTGGGGCTGTCAGCATGACCCTGGGGCCGTTCAAAACCGACGGGGCCAGAAAGCTCTGCCAGAAACTTTTGCAGCGACTGGATTTTTTTCACTGCCGGGATCAACCATCAGCCGCCTTGGCCCAATCCCTGAACCCACAGCTGGAAATATTCAGCTCATTCGATATTTCCCTCACCCTGCCAACCCTCTGCCCGGAAAAGTGGCCGGCTTCCCATACCAAGAGTGAGGCAGGTCCGGTGGGGCTTTTTTTATTTAAACATGCCGCCCGGGAAGGGATCTCTTCACAAAACCCTCTGGAAAAAAAACAGTTGCGCCTGGTGAATGAAATATTGGCTCGGGGGCGCAAGGTGCAGCTTTTTACCATCTATCTGGGACAGGGGTGTCTGGATGCTTCCCTGAATCACTTTCTTAAAGCGCAATCAGCCGATCCCGAAGGGGTATCGATCCACACTTTTGATGGGGATATCTTCCGTACCATCCAGGCGATGCAGCGTTGTGAGGCGGTGGTCTCCATGCGCTACCATGGGGCTGTGTTTGCCCATTTGTTGGGGATTCCCTATTTATCTTTGGCCTATACCCCGAAAAACAGCTGGTTTATCCGTACCATGGGCTACCCTGAAGAGATGGATTTGGCCTTCCACAACCCGGATGCCCCCTTTGAACCGGTTTTGGCGGGGATCGAGGGGCTGTTTCAACAGGGGAAACAGCTGTATGATCACACCGTGCCTTTGGAGAGAGCCATGGCCGCTACCAGAGAGGATATGGAGCGGGTGATGGAACGATTGGCCTGAAGGGGATCGGGTGGGGTCGGGTGATCCCGCTGCCAAGGCCACTACTCCCTTCCTATTATGAGCGGCTCATCCATAATGATGAGCGGCAATCCGTTATTTGTCCCCTTGAGGAATTCAGTATGGAAATTATTCCCAGCAGCAGCCCCCTCTTTGCCAAACATTTTGCCAGGCTGTGGCGTCTGACGGCTTGGCGACATCCCCTCTATCAACCCCGCTCCATCCGCTATGCCCAGGCCTATACTCAAATTGAAAAGGCCCGCAATCTCTCTTTTGTGGTGTGTGAGGGGGGAGTGCCCCTGGCCGGGGTTCTCTGGTTTGCCCTCACCCGCGAAGGCGAGCGGGAGCTGTCGGTTTTTGGGTGGCCGGTGCTCTATCTGGAAAACCAGCAGCTGGATCCCACCTTGAAGCGCTCTTTGGGGATTCAGGTGAAGGAGCAGGTGCAACAAACCCTGGGGATGGAATCCCCGGCCCTGGCACCGGCCAAGCTGCTCTATATGGATCCACTGCTCCAGGGGCGGCTCTCCTTTTTTGGGGAGATGCTGCTATCCATTGGGGCCAGAGCCCAACCCCGGGTCATCACGGTGGTGGATCTTTTCCAGTCCGAAGAAGCCCTGTGGCAGGGGGTGCGCAAAAGTTATAAAAGCCTCATCAACTGGGGAGAAAAACATCTAGAGCCCCAGATTGTTTCAGGCCGGGAGATGACTGGAGAGAAAATGGAGGCCTTTCGCCAAAATCATATTCAACAGGCTGGTCGGGAAACCCGTTCTCCACAAACCTGGGCGCTACAGCGGCAGATGGTGGAGGCGGGTGAAGGTTTTTGTGTGTATGGCCATTGGCAGGGGGAGTTGGTCAGTTCATCGCTTTTTCTTCACTCCGATCACTATACCCTCTATGGGGTGAGCGCTTCGGAAAGAAAGCTGTTCGACAAACCCTTGGCCCACAGCCTTATCTGGAAAGCCATGGTGCATGCCAAATCCCTGGGGCATCGCTATTTTGAAATGGGGGATCGGTTATACCCGGAGCTGGGTGCCACCGGCCCTGTGCCTTCGGAAAACCGATCCGAGCCCACCCCCAAGGAGATGGGTATCAGTCGTTTTAAAGGGGGGTTTGGCGGGGAAGAGTGGGTTCATCTGGAGCTTTACCTCTAGGAGCCTCCCTGGGGATCAGGCTGTTTCCCAGAGGGCGGGGTTGAGAAACCGCTCCCCCTTTAAGGCAAAGGGCTCCCAATCAGGAAAAGTATCGTGCACGGTGGCCGCCTCCTCTACGATATCGGCGAGTTCATCCGAGGTCGCAACCCCTACCAAAATGTGATCGAGTTCTTCCAGGCTCATCACGAAAGCCAGTGCCCCCCGCAGCCGGGACCAGCCGATCTCCTGAAGATATTTTTGATAGCGTAAGAGATCCCCCCGAACCGGCTCGAAATAGTCGGGAACCGCCTCAGCGGCCATCAACAGCACTCCCTGTAGAAAAATGGAGCGGGCGTGGATCTCCACCCCCCGATCCTTGAGGCGGCGTAGATGGCCGGAAGCGATCAGACGTTGATCGAAAAGATTGATCGGCAGCTGGATCAGGGTGGGTGAAAACCGCTCCAGGATGGCATCGATCTCCTCCCCGCTATAGACCGAAACCCCGATTTTTTCCACCAGGCCAGCCTCAACAAGCCCCTGCATCTCCAGCCAAAGCCTCTCCCCCCCCGGCATCAGAAGATCCGCTGCACGGTGGATGAGCAGGCCATATATGCGAGGTATGCGTAGCCGTTTCAAGGAGCGCTGG encodes:
- a CDS encoding aldo/keto reductase — its product is MNPTPTTKASGLARFGLGTVQLGMAYGLSNHHGQPGLKEAQAILNLAREEGLSLLDTAPAYGQSEQVLGNFLHPTHPFKIVTKTPSFIQSSHISDQSVLELVASFQRSLKRLRIPRIYGLLIHRAADLLMPGGERLWLEMQGLVEAGLVEKIGVSVYSGEEIDAILERFSPTLIQLPINLFDQRLIASGHLRRLKDRGVEIHARSIFLQGVLLMAAEAVPDYFEPVRGDLLRYQKYLQEIGWSRLRGALAFVMSLEELDHILVGVATSDELADIVEEAATVHDTFPDWEPFALKGERFLNPALWETA
- a CDS encoding polysaccharide pyruvyl transferase family protein, encoding MGHGNFGDEAMALALRLYLKRRLNHTRLSYYDVGEIPLFQQPDDLAFDALHRVATPRKIKQLLDRLYLDRFGTILLGGGGILHSENSISWKLKIIDRLKRRHPTRPTGAVSMTLGPFKTDGARKLCQKLLQRLDFFHCRDQPSAALAQSLNPQLEIFSSFDISLTLPTLCPEKWPASHTKSEAGPVGLFLFKHAAREGISSQNPLEKKQLRLVNEILARGRKVQLFTIYLGQGCLDASLNHFLKAQSADPEGVSIHTFDGDIFRTIQAMQRCEAVVSMRYHGAVFAHLLGIPYLSLAYTPKNSWFIRTMGYPEEMDLAFHNPDAPFEPVLAGIEGLFQQGKQLYDHTVPLERAMAATREDMERVMERLA